From the Oleiharenicola lentus genome, one window contains:
- a CDS encoding alpha/beta fold hydrolase, producing the protein MSDILLQVAGKRGVPVPPPPHTPAVMGELAASIFLHPMRVTRRMPRELAYLEGARRRTMPTSAGDLAAWEWGEAGRPLVGLLHGWEGHGAQLGAFAAPLLAAGFRVLTFDAPGHGDSPGDECSAPLLGRLLVEIQAQAGGIFALVAHSMGCAAAAMAVVNGVSVRGLVFLAPPVSQLDRVERMCRRMEIKAETAGYFRAAVERRTGMLYTEANMFPVAQQAPCPLLALHDPADDSTDYAATEQFVAQWRGARLVPCPGRGHYRLLSTPEVVRQAVEFIAGLR; encoded by the coding sequence ATGTCGGACATCCTATTGCAGGTGGCGGGCAAACGCGGTGTGCCGGTCCCGCCGCCACCGCACACGCCCGCCGTCATGGGCGAACTGGCGGCGTCCATCTTCCTCCATCCGATGCGCGTCACCCGGCGCATGCCGCGGGAGCTGGCCTATCTCGAAGGGGCACGACGGCGAACGATGCCGACCTCGGCCGGCGACCTGGCCGCTTGGGAGTGGGGTGAGGCCGGGCGACCGCTGGTAGGGTTGCTGCACGGCTGGGAGGGACACGGGGCGCAACTCGGCGCCTTCGCCGCGCCACTGCTGGCGGCGGGTTTTCGGGTGCTGACCTTCGATGCGCCGGGGCACGGGGACTCGCCCGGCGATGAATGTAGCGCGCCACTGCTGGGGCGGTTGCTGGTGGAGATCCAGGCCCAGGCGGGAGGAATCTTTGCGCTGGTGGCTCACTCGATGGGCTGCGCGGCGGCGGCCATGGCGGTGGTGAATGGAGTGTCCGTCAGGGGCTTGGTGTTTCTGGCGCCGCCCGTGAGCCAACTGGACCGGGTTGAACGGATGTGCCGGCGCATGGAGATCAAGGCCGAGACGGCCGGATATTTTCGGGCGGCGGTCGAGCGCCGGACGGGAATGCTTTACACGGAGGCGAACATGTTCCCGGTGGCGCAACAAGCGCCATGCCCGCTGCTGGCGCTGCATGATCCGGCTGACGACAGCACCGACTACGCCGCGACGGAGCAATTCGTGGCGCAATGGCGTGGGGCGCGGCTCGTGCCGTGTCCGGGCCGGGGGCATTATCGGCTGTTGTCCACGCCGGAGGTAGTGAGGCAGGCGGTGGAATTCATCGCCGGCTTGCGGTGA
- a CDS encoding HIT family protein has product MDHLHAYWRMEYIEAPRLPEGANPFAELPKLGNDAEALIVHRSPLSYLMLNRYPYNPGHLLAIPFRAATDLTELTAAERADLMDEIILGKEALKAAVNPHAFNVGFNLGSAAGGSIPHLHAHIVPRWNGDTNFMPVIGKTRVLPQSLEAMYARLKTCADNLSPSAR; this is encoded by the coding sequence ATGGACCACCTGCACGCCTACTGGCGCATGGAATACATCGAGGCCCCCCGCCTGCCGGAGGGCGCCAATCCCTTCGCCGAACTCCCCAAGCTCGGCAACGACGCCGAGGCCCTCATCGTCCATCGCAGCCCGCTTTCCTACCTGATGCTCAACCGGTATCCCTACAATCCGGGCCATCTGCTCGCAATCCCGTTTAGGGCCGCCACGGACCTCACTGAACTCACCGCTGCCGAGCGCGCCGATCTGATGGACGAAATCATCCTCGGTAAAGAGGCGCTCAAAGCCGCCGTGAATCCTCACGCCTTCAACGTTGGCTTCAACCTCGGCTCCGCCGCCGGGGGCAGCATTCCGCACCTGCATGCCCACATCGTCCCCCGCTGGAACGGGGACACCAACTTCATGCCCGTCATCGGCAAAACCAGGGTCCTGCCCCAGTCGCTTGAGGCCATGTATGCCCGCCTCAAGACCTGCGCCGACAACCTCTCTCCCTCGGCCAGGTAA
- a CDS encoding PhoH family protein translates to MPASKTLTYPSARHASQLYCGSEDNLARTEKALGVRLVTRDDWVKLDGPAEAVARTEEFFTLLNTGRNQGMAYRTPDFLRLLDLFARDGAALRSLINDPVVIATRRKSIVPKTLGQKLYLQSIQKNPIVFGIGPAGTGKTYLAMAAAISALLKNQVQRIVLTRPAVEAGEALGFLPGDLREKILPYLRPLYDALHDMLEPEDVSTLSEKGLIEIAPLAYMRGRTLANAYIVLDEAQNTTPEQMMMFLTRLGDESRMIVTGDITQIDLPRSKASGLVQAPRILRNIPGIDFHHFTATDVVRHPLVQKIIDAYEQAKTAESGGLSSS, encoded by the coding sequence GTGCCCGCTTCCAAGACCCTCACCTACCCCAGCGCCCGCCACGCCAGTCAGCTCTACTGCGGCAGCGAGGACAACCTCGCCCGCACCGAAAAGGCCCTCGGCGTCCGCCTCGTCACGCGCGACGACTGGGTGAAGCTCGACGGCCCCGCCGAGGCCGTGGCGCGGACGGAGGAGTTCTTCACGCTCCTCAACACCGGCCGCAACCAGGGCATGGCCTACCGCACGCCCGACTTCCTCCGTCTGCTCGACCTCTTTGCCCGCGACGGCGCTGCTCTGCGTTCACTGATCAACGATCCCGTCGTCATCGCCACCCGCCGCAAGAGCATCGTCCCAAAGACGCTCGGGCAGAAACTCTACCTCCAATCGATCCAAAAGAACCCGATCGTCTTCGGCATCGGTCCCGCGGGCACGGGCAAGACCTACCTCGCCATGGCCGCCGCCATCTCGGCGCTGCTGAAAAACCAGGTGCAACGCATCGTGCTGACGCGCCCCGCCGTCGAGGCCGGCGAGGCTCTCGGCTTCCTCCCCGGCGACCTGCGCGAAAAAATCCTGCCTTACCTCCGCCCGCTCTACGACGCCTTGCACGACATGCTCGAACCCGAGGATGTATCCACGCTTTCCGAAAAAGGCCTGATCGAGATCGCCCCGCTCGCCTACATGCGCGGCCGCACCCTCGCCAACGCCTACATCGTCCTCGACGAGGCGCAGAACACCACGCCCGAGCAAATGATGATGTTCCTCACCCGCCTCGGCGACGAGTCGCGCATGATCGTCACGGGCGACATCACCCAGATCGACCTGCCCCGCAGCAAGGCCTCGGGTCTCGTGCAGGCCCCGCGCATCCTCCGCAACATCCCGGGCATCGACTTCCACCACTTCACCGCCACCGACGTCGTGCGTCACCCGCTCGTGCAGAAGATCATCGACGCCTACGAACAGGCAAAGACGGCCGAAAGTGGAGGGCTCAGCTCCAGCTGA
- the ybeY gene encoding rRNA maturation RNase YbeY yields MTREIAITNRHPRLRLDRRAIAGAITLLDSHAAKFLGGCPPGELSLVFLTDSALAQIHADFMDDPTATDVITFEGDATAGLAGEVCVSADTAWKYVGLVEGRSPHRPRSARRPTLQAAFSAELTLYVVHGWLHLAGYDDLQPAKKRRMRAAEARAMKLLHAAKAMPSFRFL; encoded by the coding sequence ATGACGCGCGAAATCGCCATCACCAACCGCCACCCGCGCCTGCGCCTTGACCGCCGCGCAATCGCCGGCGCGATAACTTTGCTCGACTCGCACGCAGCCAAGTTCCTCGGCGGCTGCCCGCCCGGCGAGCTCTCCCTTGTCTTCCTCACCGACTCCGCCCTCGCCCAAATCCACGCCGATTTCATGGACGACCCGACCGCGACCGACGTCATCACCTTCGAGGGCGACGCCACCGCCGGTCTTGCCGGAGAAGTCTGTGTGTCGGCCGACACGGCGTGGAAGTATGTGGGCTTGGTGGAGGGCCGGTCTCCGCACCGGCCACGGTCGGCACGGAGGCCGACCCTCCAGGCCGCCTTCTCCGCCGAACTCACGCTCTACGTCGTCCATGGCTGGTTGCATCTTGCCGGCTACGACGACCTGCAACCCGCCAAGAAACGCCGCATGCGCGCCGCCGAGGCGCGGGCGATGAAGCTGTTGCACGCCGCCAAGGCCATGCCCTCCTTCCGGTTTCTGTAG
- a CDS encoding DUF502 domain-containing protein, with protein sequence MSETRFTSLRNAFLTGLLLVAPLVVTVWAVRALIGMVGGSITPLFAPYLPETLQHLPAIFWDVVTTIIALALITLLGYVSRLFLGRLLGAAAERFIQSIPGVGNFYTSVKQFIETFGTKDRTQFNKVVLVQFPRAGSWSLGFLTNTARGEPHAHFATEHWAVFIPTCPSPVNGFFMYLPRSEIVELDLPVGDAMKTIISCGAVLPAWSDPSAAKEALRQS encoded by the coding sequence ATGTCCGAAACCCGGTTCACCTCCCTCCGCAACGCCTTCCTCACCGGCCTCCTGCTGGTCGCTCCCTTGGTCGTCACCGTGTGGGCCGTCCGCGCCCTGATTGGCATGGTCGGCGGCTCCATCACGCCGCTCTTCGCCCCCTATCTGCCCGAGACCCTGCAACACCTGCCGGCGATCTTCTGGGATGTCGTCACCACCATCATCGCCCTCGCGCTCATCACCCTGCTGGGTTACGTCTCGCGGCTCTTCCTCGGCCGGCTTCTCGGCGCGGCAGCCGAGCGTTTCATCCAAAGCATCCCCGGCGTCGGTAATTTCTACACCAGCGTCAAACAGTTCATCGAAACCTTCGGCACGAAGGACCGCACCCAGTTCAACAAGGTCGTGCTCGTACAGTTCCCGCGTGCCGGTTCCTGGAGCCTCGGCTTCCTCACCAACACCGCCCGCGGCGAACCGCACGCGCACTTTGCCACCGAACACTGGGCGGTCTTCATCCCCACCTGCCCCAGCCCGGTCAACGGCTTCTTCATGTATCTGCCCCGCTCCGAGATCGTGGAACTCGACTTGCCCGTCGGCGACGCCATGAAGACCATCATCTCCTGCGGGGCCGTGCTGCCCGCTTGGTCCGACCCCTCCGCCGCCAAGGAGGCGCTCCGCCAATCCTGA
- a CDS encoding ATP-dependent DNA helicase: MHFSLEHRTVSLSVGEFAGFRLGPQESGGGPQGLWRAQLGQHWHNELRKRAEQEFSIDGIVRADVRFEIPIEGRLTHRGWHFDLQGRIDQQIGGLLREVKSVTRPLPADEPALRTDYPDYFLQLAAYAVMRRTLGQAASGAELLFVETGSGFVQTVALTPFDEALVFHQLDAIVEFLNLRLRATERRRALQFHSPFTTLRPGQETIQQDLAAFFDQTKIENQKSRILLLEAPTGYGKTGCVLEFALGQLKSGRFARLVWLTGKSTGQIQVMHTLHQMTTHSSPASPQVSGFKPQVSPLPAWQVRNKSEHCVNHEFHCVRDGCDYLRDCAERWPGSGLARFYADDQQPRDLDTLRAAGRAAKICPYEITRAALPFHDVWVGDFNYVFAPDNRGIFFERPGFDPAETLLVVDEAHNLPSRVAGAYSHTANLSDAHLLLAELDHLDAPATLVLALEGWVRLLDSLQPSESLDPVTEAEIGDLLERLARLATESSLDYAALGPHHSETLWQFAALAGFLADTKLTKLLWVSRPGQLEFTCVDAAPAIGETLRLFGGAILMSATLQPYAEFAESCGLEVEAALHPYTTHSAPTPWRAGAYDIAVDLRVNTTFRQRANHYADTAATIVAVHEAARGAIAVFFPSYAYAEVLAKTLADYGATLRVALQPKLPDLAAQTAWVEENLALSDVLFLVLGSSFAEGIDLLGGRITHAMVVGPALPEVNAVQKAKLAAFDALGRDAAFRRVYQIPGLQKVNQALGRLVRAPGQRAKVLLHCRRFAEPSYASLLAADYQFYREIDGEADLRDWLGAASAKS, translated from the coding sequence ATGCATTTCTCCCTCGAACACCGCACTGTCAGCCTGAGCGTCGGCGAATTCGCCGGCTTTCGTCTCGGGCCGCAGGAGAGCGGCGGAGGTCCGCAGGGACTCTGGCGCGCGCAACTCGGCCAGCATTGGCACAACGAACTGCGGAAACGCGCCGAGCAGGAATTCAGCATCGACGGAATCGTCCGCGCCGATGTCCGTTTCGAAATCCCGATCGAGGGCCGTCTCACCCACCGCGGCTGGCACTTCGACCTGCAGGGGCGCATTGACCAGCAGATCGGCGGGCTGCTGCGCGAAGTGAAAAGCGTCACCCGCCCATTGCCCGCCGACGAGCCCGCCCTGCGCACCGACTATCCGGACTACTTTCTCCAGCTCGCCGCCTATGCCGTGATGCGGCGCACCCTCGGCCAAGCGGCCAGCGGCGCCGAGTTACTCTTCGTTGAAACCGGCTCGGGATTTGTTCAGACCGTCGCGCTCACGCCCTTCGACGAGGCTCTGGTGTTTCACCAGCTCGACGCGATCGTCGAGTTCCTCAACCTGCGCCTGCGCGCCACCGAGCGTCGTCGCGCGCTGCAGTTTCACTCCCCTTTCACCACGCTCCGCCCCGGCCAGGAGACGATCCAGCAAGACCTGGCTGCTTTTTTCGACCAAACGAAAATCGAGAATCAAAAATCAAGAATTCTCCTCCTGGAGGCTCCCACCGGCTACGGCAAGACCGGCTGCGTGCTCGAGTTCGCGCTCGGCCAGCTCAAGTCCGGACGCTTCGCCCGCCTCGTCTGGCTGACCGGCAAATCCACCGGCCAGATCCAGGTCATGCACACGCTGCACCAGATGACCACGCACTCATCGCCTGCCTCTCCTCAGGTTTCAGGTTTCAAGCCTCAGGTTTCTCCTTTGCCCGCCTGGCAGGTGCGCAACAAATCCGAGCACTGTGTGAACCATGAGTTTCACTGCGTCCGCGACGGCTGCGACTATCTCCGCGACTGCGCGGAGCGCTGGCCCGGCAGCGGGCTCGCCCGGTTCTACGCCGACGACCAGCAGCCACGCGACCTCGACACCCTGCGCGCCGCCGGCCGCGCCGCCAAGATCTGCCCCTACGAAATCACCCGCGCCGCCCTGCCCTTCCACGACGTATGGGTCGGCGACTTCAACTACGTCTTCGCCCCCGACAACCGAGGCATTTTCTTTGAACGCCCCGGCTTCGACCCCGCCGAGACGCTGCTCGTGGTGGACGAAGCGCACAACCTGCCGTCCCGCGTCGCCGGAGCCTACTCTCACACCGCGAACCTGAGCGACGCCCATCTCCTGCTCGCCGAGCTCGATCACCTCGATGCGCCCGCCACGCTCGTGCTTGCGCTTGAGGGATGGGTGCGCCTGCTCGACTCCCTGCAACCGAGCGAATCCCTCGACCCGGTCACAGAAGCTGAGATCGGCGATCTGCTCGAGCGCCTCGCCCGGCTCGCGACCGAGTCCTCCTTGGACTACGCCGCTCTCGGCCCGCACCACAGCGAGACACTCTGGCAATTTGCCGCGCTCGCCGGGTTCCTGGCCGACACGAAGCTGACCAAGCTCCTCTGGGTCTCCCGCCCCGGGCAGTTGGAGTTCACCTGCGTGGACGCCGCCCCCGCCATCGGCGAGACGTTGCGCCTGTTCGGCGGCGCGATTCTCATGTCAGCCACGCTGCAGCCGTATGCGGAGTTTGCGGAATCCTGCGGCCTTGAGGTGGAAGCTGCGCTCCACCCTTACACCACCCACTCCGCCCCCACCCCTTGGCGCGCCGGCGCCTACGACATCGCGGTGGACCTGCGGGTGAACACGACCTTTCGCCAACGCGCCAACCACTACGCCGACACCGCCGCGACCATCGTGGCCGTGCACGAAGCCGCCCGCGGCGCTATCGCGGTGTTCTTTCCGTCCTACGCCTACGCCGAGGTGCTTGCAAAGACCCTCGCTGACTACGGCGCAACCCTGCGGGTTGCCCTTCAGCCCAAGCTGCCCGATCTCGCCGCGCAGACCGCCTGGGTGGAGGAAAACCTCGCCTTGAGCGACGTCCTCTTCCTCGTGCTCGGCAGCAGTTTTGCCGAAGGCATCGACCTGCTCGGCGGACGCATCACGCACGCGATGGTCGTCGGTCCGGCCCTCCCCGAGGTCAACGCCGTGCAGAAGGCAAAGCTGGCCGCATTCGATGCTCTCGGCCGCGACGCCGCCTTCCGGCGCGTCTATCAGATTCCCGGCCTGCAAAAGGTGAACCAAGCCCTCGGCCGCCTCGTGCGCGCCCCCGGCCAGCGCGCCAAGGTCCTGCTCCACTGCCGCCGCTTCGCCGAGCCCTCCTACGCCAGTCTGCTCGCCGCCGATTACCAGTTCTACCGCGAAATCGACGGCGAAGCCGATCTGCGCGACTGGCTTGGCGCCGCGAGCGCCAAGTCCTGA
- a CDS encoding ABC transporter ATP-binding protein codes for MNAIETQNLSHRYWRTEALRDLNLAVPVGSVFALLGANGAGKTTAIKVLMNLLRPSAGVARVLDTDSRRLGEREFAQIGYVSENQQLPLWMTVRQLLDYCRPFYPTWDRALEAKLLAQFELPPERKLKQLSRGMLMKAALLSSLAYRPKLLVLDEPFSGLDPLVREEFTHGLLETSRLGDWTVFISSHDIEEVERLADHIALLENGNLRFTETTESLLSRFRRIEVTFEGAVPAGILPASWLGWRGEAGRASFIESAYNREATERACREHFPEAAVQAHPMSLREIFIALARAKSITAKVSAV; via the coding sequence ATGAACGCCATCGAAACCCAAAATCTCTCGCATCGCTACTGGCGCACGGAGGCGTTGCGCGATCTGAACCTGGCCGTGCCGGTGGGCAGCGTGTTCGCCCTGCTCGGGGCCAACGGGGCCGGCAAGACCACGGCCATCAAGGTGCTCATGAATCTTCTCCGGCCCAGTGCAGGGGTCGCCCGGGTCCTGGACACGGATTCGCGCCGCCTGGGCGAACGCGAGTTCGCCCAGATCGGTTATGTGTCGGAGAACCAGCAGCTGCCGCTTTGGATGACCGTGCGGCAGTTGCTGGACTATTGCCGGCCGTTCTACCCGACCTGGGACCGGGCGCTGGAGGCGAAGCTGCTGGCGCAATTCGAGCTCCCGCCGGAGCGAAAGCTGAAACAGCTCTCCCGTGGCATGCTGATGAAGGCGGCGCTGCTTTCGTCACTTGCTTACCGACCCAAGCTGCTGGTGCTCGATGAACCGTTCAGCGGGCTCGACCCGCTTGTGCGCGAGGAGTTCACTCATGGTCTGTTGGAAACCTCCCGCTTGGGCGACTGGACGGTGTTCATCTCGTCGCACGACATCGAGGAGGTTGAACGGCTGGCCGACCACATTGCGTTGTTGGAGAACGGAAACCTCCGTTTCACGGAAACAACGGAAAGCCTGCTCAGCAGATTCCGGCGAATTGAAGTGACCTTCGAGGGAGCAGTGCCGGCAGGCATCCTGCCGGCAAGTTGGCTGGGATGGCGAGGCGAGGCAGGACGGGCGTCATTTATTGAGTCCGCCTACAACCGGGAGGCGACGGAGCGAGCTTGCCGCGAACATTTCCCCGAAGCCGCCGTTCAGGCGCATCCCATGAGCCTGCGCGAAATTTTCATTGCATTGGCGCGTGCCAAGTCGATCACCGCGAAGGTGTCGGCCGTATGA
- a CDS encoding GntR family transcriptional regulator: MLPFSIELKPGLPITEQVIFAVKKAVVAGRLKPGTAFPSVRALSQELRINPNTAHKITATLVAEGVLVTTPAVGSIVAEPAGDDQRAKTALLEDELERLVVEAKNLGLGLDEVQTELAAHWKRLGKK, from the coding sequence ATGCTCCCGTTCAGCATTGAGCTCAAACCCGGCCTGCCGATCACCGAGCAGGTGATCTTCGCGGTGAAGAAGGCCGTGGTGGCCGGGCGGCTGAAACCCGGCACGGCCTTCCCTTCCGTGCGGGCGCTGAGCCAGGAACTGCGGATCAACCCCAACACCGCGCACAAGATCACTGCGACGCTGGTGGCCGAGGGGGTGCTGGTGACCACGCCGGCCGTCGGCAGCATTGTGGCCGAGCCGGCCGGTGACGACCAGCGCGCCAAGACCGCGCTGCTGGAGGACGAACTGGAGCGCCTCGTCGTGGAAGCCAAGAACCTCGGCCTTGGTCTCGACGAAGTGCAAACCGAACTTGCCGCCCACTGGAAGCGTCTCGGCAAAAAATGA
- a CDS encoding PIN/TRAM domain-containing protein: protein MNKTLLVIRFIFIFLCIAASWLVCYTIKEWDDHRGLAMAIGLLIGVLVVLVDVLLKGFSLRGLTALTFGLGMGLVISWMLSNSPLLEEGDPQVLYLVRLALFVICTYLGTVIALRGKDDFNLVIPYVRFVPHEVDVPLVVVDTSALIDGRIARLCQSQFFSSALIIPTFVLNELQQVADSPDPVKQARGRRGLQVLNELRAIKHLDIRIHPSEVARRQDIEAKLVFLAQSMRAKLLTTDTNLASMAKFQGVPWLNVHALEEALRPELVIGESITVELLKPGKDEGQAVGYLSDGTLVVVNSGRAFVGKRVSAEIIGVLPSGNGKMIFANLLGEATAA, encoded by the coding sequence ATGAACAAGACCCTGCTCGTCATCCGGTTCATCTTCATCTTCCTCTGCATCGCGGCGAGCTGGCTGGTGTGCTACACGATCAAGGAATGGGATGACCACCGCGGCCTGGCGATGGCCATAGGGCTGCTGATCGGTGTCTTGGTCGTGCTGGTGGACGTATTGCTGAAGGGATTTTCGCTGCGTGGCCTGACGGCCCTCACCTTCGGCCTGGGCATGGGGCTGGTGATCTCCTGGATGCTCAGCAATTCGCCGCTGCTGGAGGAAGGGGATCCGCAGGTTCTTTATCTGGTGCGGCTGGCTCTGTTTGTCATCTGCACCTATCTGGGGACGGTTATTGCCCTGCGCGGCAAAGACGATTTCAACCTTGTGATTCCCTACGTGCGCTTCGTGCCGCACGAGGTGGACGTGCCGCTGGTGGTCGTGGACACCAGCGCCCTGATCGACGGGCGGATCGCCCGGCTCTGCCAGAGCCAGTTCTTCAGCTCTGCCCTGATCATTCCAACCTTTGTGCTCAACGAGCTGCAGCAGGTGGCGGACTCGCCCGACCCGGTGAAGCAAGCCCGGGGCCGCCGCGGTTTGCAGGTCCTGAACGAGCTGCGCGCGATCAAGCACCTCGACATTCGCATCCATCCAAGCGAAGTCGCCCGCCGGCAGGACATCGAAGCCAAGCTGGTATTCCTCGCGCAGTCCATGCGCGCCAAGCTGCTCACCACCGACACCAACCTCGCCTCGATGGCAAAATTTCAGGGCGTGCCGTGGCTGAACGTGCATGCGCTGGAAGAAGCGCTCAGGCCCGAACTCGTCATCGGCGAAAGCATCACCGTGGAACTGCTCAAGCCGGGCAAAGACGAGGGCCAGGCGGTCGGCTATCTGTCCGATGGCACGCTGGTCGTGGTGAACAGCGGCCGGGCGTTTGTAGGCAAACGCGTCAGCGCGGAGATCATCGGTGTGCTGCCCAGCGGCAACGGCAAGATGATCTTCGCGAACCTGCTGGGTGAGGCTACTGCGGCCTGA
- a CDS encoding EVE domain-containing protein, with amino-acid sequence MTTQYWLVKSEPETYSWADFVRDKRTDWTGVRNYAARLHLKAMRPGDEVLFYHSNEGKCVVGIARVTKPAFPDTTADEDGWVAVELAPVAPLKQPVTLAQIKAEAVLKDIALVRQGRLSVMPLKSAEFVRIKKLGSG; translated from the coding sequence ATGACAACGCAATACTGGCTCGTGAAGTCCGAACCCGAGACATATTCTTGGGCCGATTTTGTGCGCGACAAGCGCACCGACTGGACCGGCGTGCGCAATTACGCCGCCCGGCTCCACCTCAAGGCCATGCGCCCCGGCGACGAAGTCCTTTTCTACCACAGCAACGAGGGCAAGTGCGTGGTCGGCATCGCGCGGGTGACCAAGCCCGCCTTCCCCGACACCACGGCCGACGAAGACGGCTGGGTGGCCGTCGAGCTCGCACCGGTCGCCCCGCTCAAGCAGCCGGTCACCCTTGCCCAGATCAAGGCCGAGGCCGTGCTCAAGGACATCGCCTTGGTGCGCCAAGGCCGCCTGTCGGTGATGCCGCTCAAGTCCGCCGAGTTTGTCCGCATCAAAAAGCTCGGCTCCGGCTGA
- a CDS encoding prephenate dehydrogenase, which translates to MIDHLAILAPGLLGASVARAARHFGAARRITLWARRPEVRVQLKSQPWCDAVADTPADAARQASLTVVCAPVDQIVALTSEIAPALPAGAIVTDVGSVKGEICRQGHKALPAGRHFVGSHPMAGSEKTGWEHGRADLFQSRVTFVTPLPETDPKAAEAVAAFWTALGSDVAGFAPDAHDEIVAHISHLPQVLASTLCASLAKRDPKWRNYSGGGLRDTSRIAGSDPKLWKTILEQNRDEVLRALRAYQDELHGMERALANRDWFEVQAILERGRAYREQFRPIP; encoded by the coding sequence GTGATCGATCACCTCGCCATTCTCGCTCCCGGCCTGCTCGGCGCCTCCGTGGCCCGGGCCGCCCGCCATTTCGGCGCCGCCCGCCGCATCACGCTCTGGGCCCGGCGCCCGGAGGTGCGCGTGCAGCTGAAGTCGCAACCCTGGTGCGACGCCGTGGCCGACACCCCGGCCGACGCCGCGCGCCAGGCCAGCCTGACCGTGGTTTGCGCCCCGGTGGACCAGATTGTCGCCCTCACCAGCGAGATCGCCCCCGCCCTGCCCGCCGGTGCGATCGTTACCGATGTCGGCAGCGTCAAAGGCGAGATCTGCCGCCAAGGCCACAAGGCCCTGCCGGCCGGCCGGCACTTCGTTGGCTCCCACCCCATGGCGGGATCCGAGAAAACCGGCTGGGAGCACGGGCGCGCCGACCTTTTCCAGAGCCGCGTGACCTTCGTCACCCCGTTGCCCGAGACCGACCCGAAAGCCGCCGAAGCCGTGGCCGCCTTCTGGACCGCGCTGGGGTCGGATGTTGCCGGCTTTGCGCCCGACGCGCACGACGAGATCGTGGCGCACATCAGCCACCTGCCGCAGGTGCTGGCCTCGACGCTCTGCGCGAGTCTGGCGAAACGCGACCCGAAGTGGCGCAACTACTCCGGCGGCGGCCTGCGCGACACCAGCCGCATTGCCGGCAGCGATCCCAAGCTCTGGAAAACCATCCTCGAGCAAAACCGCGACGAGGTGCTTCGCGCCCTGCGCGCCTACCAGGATGAGTTGCACGGCATGGAGCGAGCCCTCGCCAACCGCGACTGGTTCGAAGTGCAGGCCATCCTCGAGCGCGGCCGCGCCTACCGGGAACAATTCCGCCCCATTCCGTGA